AACATCGCCGAGAACACCGTGGTGATCTACCTGTGCGACAACGGCTGGATTCAGGAAGCCGACAAAGGGGGCGGAGCCGTCGGTGGGCCCAAGGGAAAGCGTTCTGTCTACGACGGGGGAACTCGTACCCCAATCATGATTCGCTACCCAGGCCACGTGAAACCGGCCCGCAACAAGAGCGACCTGGCCAGCAGCATCGACGTGGTGCCTACTATTCTCGATGCTGTCGGCGTGAAGACCGACTACAACTTCCCCGGCATCAGCCTGTTGGATGAGGCCAAAGTCGACCAGCGAAAGGCGATCTTTGGCGAGATCTACTCGCACGATATCCCCGATTTCCGCCACCCCGAACAGGGGCTTCATTACCGCTGGATCATCGACGGCGATTACAAGCTGATCGTCCCCAGCGGTCTGGATGAAGGGGAATATGGCCCCGAGAAAGTGGCACTATTTAATGTCACCAAGGATCCTGAAGAAGAGCAAAACGTGATTGCCGATCATCCAGAGATCGCAGCCGATCTACACAAGAAGCTCGATGCGTGGTGGAATCCCACGCTACAGAACTAGAACCAGCGCGAAGCGTAAGATGCAGCGCAAATCGCTGCATCTTACGCATTCTTTCTCGTCTGGGGCCAATGCATGAAGGCCGCGTAAAGTTCTGAAGGAGTTTGCACGATCTGTCCCCCGTTCTCTTTGTTCCGGCGGATCTTCGGGCATCATAGTTTGTGGCAAGGTTAATCAGGCGGTACCCATTCGGGCAGCTATCCCAGCATAGTTTTGTGTCTCTCTGCGCAAATCCCTCGGGATCGAGATACCATGCAATATCGCTGTCCGCTGTGTCAGACCAATGGGGTCGTTCCCGATAAAGCTCGCGGGCACGAAGTGTTGTGCCTGAAGTGCCGTGAGCATTTCTTCATCCCCGACCAGTCGCTGGAAGAACGAATCAAGCTCGGCATCTTTTATGCCGCTCGAAGAAACGACGGCGAGGTGATCATCGCCCTGGCAGAGAGCGGGGCAAACCTTGATGTTCAAGAACCCGATACCGGGCACACGCCCCTTCATATCGCCTCGTACTATGGAAAGCTATACGCCGGACGCGAGCTAATTCAAAAGGGGGCTTCGCTTGAAATCCGCGCATCGAAGACCGTGCAGACGCCGCTATTCTATGCGGCACGCGAGAACAACCCCAAGATCGTCTGCTGGTTACTAGAAAGAGGTGCTCAGCCGAACTGCCAAGACCCCGACGGCACGACGCCGCTGCACTGGGCAGCTCGAAAAGGGTACCTGGAAGTCGCGCGAGCCTTGGTCGACGGCGGGGCCGATCATCGTGTCGAGAACCATACTGGGCTTCGGCCCCTTCAGTTTGCCGTATCGTATCATCAACCGGATCTAAGGGACTATCTTATTTCGGTCGAGCGAGCGACCCAGTTCATGCAGAACCAGCGGACCAAGGCCAACACGAAAAAGGGAACGCTCAACAAGTTCCTGTTTGGCTTCGGCGAGTAAGCGAATCTTAACCCAGCCCCAGCAATTTAGTTGTGGGCCTCTGGGGTATCCACCAAACGCACCGTAATGGAATCGGCCTGGTGGTGATTGAGATGGAGATACATAGTGCTATCGTTTACCTGGAAGGTCCACGTTTGTTCGTTGTCGGTTCGCGGACCTGTCGTCAGCCGATCGCCGATCTCCAGGTCGAAGCTTCCTTCCGGCACCACTAGCGTGACCTCGGCCACGTGCCCCTCGCGCAGCAGGCTCGCATGCACTTCCTTGCCAGGAACCAGGTGCACAAAGTCTTCCGGGATCTCTTGGCCATGGGGATCGGTGATCGGATGCCCCAGGCGATCGTCGAGATAGTCGACCGCGGCTTCGTCGTTCACGTGTTCCAACAGATGGGCACGATCGTGAATCTCTTCCTCAGGCATGCCCAGGCGAGCCAGGTAGGCTTCCCAAATTCGATGAGCACGCATCAGCCGC
This genomic stretch from Blastopirellula marina harbors:
- a CDS encoding ankyrin repeat domain-containing protein, whose translation is MQYRCPLCQTNGVVPDKARGHEVLCLKCREHFFIPDQSLEERIKLGIFYAARRNDGEVIIALAESGANLDVQEPDTGHTPLHIASYYGKLYAGRELIQKGASLEIRASKTVQTPLFYAARENNPKIVCWLLERGAQPNCQDPDGTTPLHWAARKGYLEVARALVDGGADHRVENHTGLRPLQFAVSYHQPDLRDYLISVERATQFMQNQRTKANTKKGTLNKFLFGFGE